The Geothrix sp. DNA segment GGCCAGCTCTTCCAGCCGCGTGGTTCCCTCCTCGATCTGGGCCATGAGCGCCCTGGGATCGTGGTGGAAGGAGACGCGTCGGACAGCTGCTGCTTCGTCGCTGGGCTCGTCCATCAAGGCCGAGGAATAACTGAAGCAGGCGATCACGTCCGCGGCCAGATCGCCCAGCAGGCGGTCGCCCCGCGCTTCGAAGAGGGACCGGAAGAAGCCGCGCTGGGTCTCGATGGGCGCGGCCTCGGGGTGGGCCTCCAGCCACGCGGCGAAGGCTTCGAAGACCTCGGATGGCCTCAGCTCCAGCGGCTCCAGCAGCATGCCGAACCAGGGCACGGCCCGGCCCTGGTTGTAGAGGGCGTCGCAGCCTTTGGCAATGCGGCCGGCCTGATCCATGTCCGCGGCGCTGAAGCTGGGCGAGCTGAGCACGCGGTAGGGGTTGTGGGCCTCGTGCCGCAGCTGGAGCCCGGCGGCCGTCTCGGCCAGGCGCGTGCCCGGGAGCACCGAGAGGCGGAAGACGTCGAGGTGGTTGGGCACCAGGCCCATGGCGAAATCCACGCTTTCCCGGAACCCCTCGAGGGTGTCGCCGGGAAGCCCGTAGATGAGGTCGAAGCCGTAGGGCACGCCGGCCTGGTGCAGCAGGAGGATCTTGGCCTCGAAGTCCTCCGGGTCGAAGCTCCGGCTGATGTTCCGGAGCACGTCATCGTGGGCGCTCTGCAGGCCGATCTGCAGGGTGCAGCGGATGGCCGCGAAGAGCCCGGCCATCTCCCGATCCAGGAACTCGCTGCGGACCTCGAAGAAGAAGTGGGTGCCGGGGGCCTTGGCCGCGATGAGCCGCAGCACCTGCTTGGCCTGGACCTTGTGGTAGTTGAAGGTGGGATCGAGGACGAAGACCTCGCGGATGCCCCGGGCCTCGAACAGGTCCAGTTCCGCCTCCACCCGGGCCAGGGGGATCCGGCGTGTGCCCGCCGTGCCCCGGGCCTCGAAGCAGAAGTCGCAGGTGAAGGGACAGCCCCGGGAGAGCTCCCAGAGCGCCCCGCCATAGTCCTCGGGGCGCAGGGTGCCATCCAGGTAGGGCGAGGGCAGGTCCGTCAGGTCCTTCACCGGCCGGGGCCGCGCCCACTCGGCGAGGGCCCGGGGCGGGTCCCCCTGGAGGAGGCGCCCCATGGCCTCGACGAGGATCTCCTCGCCCTCTCCCGGCAGCACGAAGTCCATGGACGGGTCCGCCAGGACGCCCGCGACATCCGCCGTGGCCTCGGCCCCGCCGGCAAAGATGACGATGTCCGGCCGGTTGGCCTTCAGGCGGGCGGCGATCTCCAGGGTCTGGCTGCGGTTCCAGACATACATGGAGAACCCCACCAGATCCGGATCGCTGGCCAGGATCCGCGCGGCGCAGGCCGCGGCCGGCTCGGTCACGAAGGCATCCACCACCCGGGTCTGGATCACCTCCCCGAAGGCGCCCCGGAGCACCGAGGCCAGCATGGCCGGCCCCAGGGGCAGGGCCCGGGGGGAGGGTTCGATGTGGATCGCCACCAGGGCCAGCTTCATGATTCCGCCTGGCTAGCAGCCTATCCTCCTGCTGCGGGCGGGGTGGCAGCTTTCCCTGCCGCGACTCATGCCCCTGGATCTCTGCTCCGATCCAGAGGGGGCCCCTGGAGCTCCCATGCGACTGCTGCCCCTGATCCTCGCCACCACCACCTTCGTCCTGCCCGCCGACGAACATGCGACCCCGGCAGCCAAGGCCAAGCCGAAGGCCGCGGTCCAGGCCCAGGCCTCCACCCCGGCGGCCCACGGCCCGGCCCCCGCCGCCGATGCGCCGGACAGCCCCAGCGCGGCCCTCGCCGAGCTCAGCGCCGGCAATGCCAGGTTCGTGGGCGGAAAGCGCGTCCGCACCCTGGACACCGGCCATGACGCGGCCATGCGCGCGGCCCTGGTGGGCGGGCAGGCGCCCTTCGCCGTGGTCATCACCTGCTCGGATAGCCGGGTACCCGACGCCCTCCTCTTCGACCAGGAGGCGGGGCGCCTCTTCACCATCCGCGAAGCCGGCAATGCGCCGGACCTGCAGGGCATCGCCTCGGCCGAGTACGCCGCCGAGCACCTGGGCTCCAAGCTCATCGTCGTCATGGGCCACACCAGCTGCGGCGCCGTGAAGGCCGTGCGCGAGGCCAACGGCAAGTCCCTGCCCGGCAACCTCTGGGCCCTGCAGGCGGGCATGGCGGGCCTGCTGGAGAGCACGCCCCAGGATCCCAACGAGGACGCCAAGGGACACCTCGGCCGGCTGGAGGAGGCCAATGCCCGCCGCCAGGCCCAGGCCATGCTCGACCGCTCCGCCCTGCTGCGGGACCTCGCCGCCGCCGAGAAGCTCTGGATCGTGCCCGCCCTCTACAACCTGGCCAGCGGCAAGGTGCAGTTCTTCAAACCGATCGCGGTGGTTCCCGTGCCGCAGGCGCACCACTAGCAAAATCGCTTTGCGATTTTGCTAGAAATCCAGAACGGCTGAGAGAGCCTCGGCCAAAGCCTTCATCTGGACCGGCGTGGCCTTGCCGAGGCGCTTGGTCAGCCGGGACTTGTCCACGGTGAAGATCTGGGTGGCGTTGGCCCAGGAATCCGCAGGGAGGCCATTCTCCTTCCCCTTTGGGATCGGGACGTAGAAGGCATAGGCGCGCCCCTGCGTCGTGAGCGGCACCACCACGGTGGTGCGGGCGCCCTCGGCATGGTTGCCGAGATCGGACTGGATGATGAGGCCGGGCCGGAAGCCACCCTGCTCCGAGCCCCGCCGCGGGTTCCAGTCCAGCAGCCAGATCTCGCCCCGGCTGCACTTCTGGAAATCACTGGTCATTTGGCCTTCCGCGACTTGTAGCTCCGCCGACGCGGCTCCGCCGCCACCTCGGCCTGAGCCGCAAACGCGTAGGCCACGTCTTGGGCTTCGCCATCCCTGCCGTAGGCCGCCCAATCCGCCGCCAGCTTCCGCCGCGCAGCCATCGCCTGCTCTCGGCGCACCAGCTCCGCCAGCCAGCCATTCACGCTCATGGCCTGGGCTTCCGCCACCTCCCGCAGGAAGCGGCCCAGGTCATCGTCGAGGCGGAGCGTGGTGCTGAACATGATCTCCTCTGAATGGGTGGGGCGATGGTACATGCTTTGAAATCATTTTATGATTTCAAAGTTCGAAAGCAAGCCCTGGATCGGGCGGCCCCCTTCATGCTTTTCACCTAACCAGATCGCGCAGCGATCTGGTTCCGGCACAATGATCGGCATGGACGCCCAAGAATTCCGCCGCCTCGGTTACCAGCTCGTGGATTGGATCGCGGACTACCGCGAAGGCCTGGAGCGCCTGCCGGTCATGAGCCAGGTGAAGCCCGGCGAGGTCCGGGCCGCCTTCCCGGATCACCCGCCCCTGCACGGGGGCCGGATGGATGTGGCGCTGGCCGCCCTGGAACGGGACGTGATGCCCGGCATCACCCACTGGAACCACCCCTCCTTCTTCGCCTACTTCCCCAGCAACACCAGCTACAGCTCGATCCTCGGCGACCTGGCCGCCTCGGGCATCGGCGCCCAGGGCATGAGCTGGCAGACCAGCCCCGCCGCCACCGAGGTCGAAGAAGTGGTCATGGACTGGCTGCGCCAGATGGTGGGCCTGAGCCCGGGCTTCACCGGCGTCATCCACGACACCGCCAGCACCGCCACCTTCACCGCCCTGCTCTGCGCCCGGGAGAAGGTCTCGGGTTACGCGCAGGACACTGAGGGATTGCAGAGTGGCGAGGCACCCCTGGTGGTCTACGCCTCGGACCAGGGCCACAGCTCCATCGAGAAAGCCGCGCTGCTGGCGGGCTTCGGCCGCAGCTTCCTGCGCCTGATTCCCACGGACGAGCACCACGCCATCCGCATGGATCTCCTGACGGCGGCCATCGAGAAGGACCTCGACATCGGGCTGCGGCCCTGCGCCCTGGTGGCGGCCGTGGGCACCACGGGCACCACGGCCATTGACCCCGTGGCCGCCATGGCGGATCTCGCGGAAAAGCACGGTCTGTGGCTACACGTGGACGCCGCCCTCGCCGGCACGGCCATGGTGCTGCCCGAGTGCCGCTGGATGTGGGAAGGGGTGGAGCGGGCCGACAGCCTCGTCTTCAACCCCCACAAGTGGATGGGCGTGGGTTTCGATCTCAGCGCCTACTACGTGCGCGATCCCCAGCACCTCATCCGCGTCATGAGCACCAACCCCAGCTACCTGCGCACCGCCCAGGACGGCCAGGTGAGCAACTTCCGCGACTGGCACATCCAGCTGGGCCGCCGCTTCCGGGCGCTGAAGCTGTGGTTCTACCTCATGGACGTGGGCGTGGAGGGCCTGCAGGCCCGCCTGCGCCGGGACCTGGAGAACGCCCAGTGGCTCAAGGCGCAGGTGGACGCGGCCCCCGACTGGGAGCGTCTGGCGCCCGTGCCCCTGCAGACCGTGTGCCTCCGGCATCGCAAACCTGGCCTCGATGAAGCGGCCCTCGCCACCCACAACCTCGAGCTCGCCCGCCGCGTGAACGACAGCGGCAAGGCCTATCTGACGCCTTCCATGCTCAAGGGAACCCAGATGCTGCGCGTGAGCATCGGTGCCGAGGCCACCGAGCGGCGGCATGTGGAAGCACTGTGGGAGGGCCTGCGGGTGGCCGCACAGGCTTGAGGCACGACCTCAATTCCAGTGCTTCAACGTCGGCCACAGTCCACGGATGGACACCTTAGGTTTCCGGCACAGGTAGATGGGCCGGTTCTCCTCCTCCATGCCCCAAGGGTGATGGTGCACGGCGGCCACCTGCACCGATTCGAAGACCCGTGACAGTCCCTCATCGCAGCCCAGGCAGATGTAGGTCGAATAATCCCGCTCCGGCGGGGCCCACAGCGAGTGGGCCTGGTGGGCGCAGATGGCCCGGGGGAGCCCACGGACGGGCCCCAGGTGGTTGATGGCCCCGGCCTCGCCGTAGTTGGCGGCGTAGATGGCAGTGTTGGCGCGCTCCTCAGGGGTCAGCGAATGATAGATCTGCGCCACTTCATCTGCGAGTTCGGGCCAGCCGAACTGGTCACTCAGGCGCTGGTCCAACGGCCCTTCGTGGTGGACTTCCAGCTTGTCGGCCTTGAGCCCGATGGCTTGCTGGTAGGCCAGCAACTGGCCCGGAGACAGCAAGGGAAGCAGGGCGGGGATGAGCACCGCCGTCACCGCGACGACCGCGGTGAGCAGCGTCGCCTTGGGCCACAGCCGGCCGCGGCTCCAGGCCTGCCTGGCCAGCCAGTCCTCCACGGCGACGGCACCAGCCGCGAACAACATGGGGTAGATGGCCGCCAGATAGTAGTCCTTGGCGTGAAGCCCCATCATCAGCGCCAGCATGCCCAGGTAGAGGAGGCCCAGCACCCGGAGCCGGGATTGACGGCCGAACAGCAGGGAACAGAGCCCGGCGAACCAGATGGGGAAGAGCAGCGGGTGGAGGATCTGGATCTGCTGGCGGATGAAGGCCCATGGCCCGAGCACCACGTTCTTCCCCAGGCGCCGGATGTTGGCCATGTCCTCCAGCAATGGGTAGCCGTGGCGGATCTGCCAGAGCAGTGTCGGAAGGAAGATCAGCATCGCGAGGAACCCAGCCGCCCAGAACCAGGGCCTCCGCAGCTCCCGTCGCAGGGGTGTCAAGAGGATGGCGACGAGCGCCGCGAGTCCAAAGACCAGCATGGCGTATTTGTTCTCGAGACCCAGGCCGGCCAGCACGCCAAACCAGAGCCATAGGCGGGAGTTCCCGGTCCGCACGATCTCGATGACCACCGCGACGCAGCCCATCCAGAACAGCGGCTCGAAGGCACCCACGCAGAGGATGCTGTCCATGCCGAGGAAGACCGGCACGCCCAGAATGCAGAGGCCTGTCAACAGCTGGGCGAAGCGGCCGCCGCCCAGCTGCCGCGCCAGCACCATGCTCAGCGCCACCGTGCCCGCCCCCGCCAGGGCGGGCAGCAGGCGCACGACGGGTAGGGATCCGCCCAGCCACGACGCGACCTTGGCGTAGCCCGCAATCAGCGGCGCGTCATCCACATAGCCCCAGCCCATGTGCCGGGCGCAGTCCAGGAAGTACAGCTCGTCACGGAAGAACCCATAGGCGTTGCTGGAGAGGAGATGCAGCAGCAGCTTGAGACCCACCAGCAGGCCAAGCAGACGCCAGTCCCAAGGCTGGACGGTCCACCGGCTCGTTTCCAGGGTCGAATCCTGACGATCACTCAAACCGGTGGCTCCTTCGGGTTGGACGCGGGCGTGCGGGGGCTTCGTGGAAGGGCCGTCAGAAGTTTAGTGCCATTCTGCGACATGCCCCCACTTCACGATGAGTCCCTGCGCATGAAACGCCAGCGGACGCCATTCGGCCCTTGTGCCGACAGGCATCCTGCGCCCACAATGGCTCCACCATGAAGTCCACCCAGAATCTCATCCCGCGCCCTGGCCACCCCATTCCGGCGGCCGGGGGATTGCAGGTCTGAACGAGCATCAGGACCTCCCGCCCTCCCGCCCCCGACCCGCCGTGATCGGGGGTTTTTCTTTCGGCAGGTTTCCATGAACCATCCTTCGAAGGCCTCCCCTGAACCCCTGCAGCGTGTCGGCCTGGCCAGCGCACAGCGGATCGTGCTGAAGCTTGGCACCCAGGTCGTGCTGGATGGCGAGGGCAGGCCCGCCCTCAGCCGCCTCTACGGGCTCATGGAGACCGTGGCGGAGCTCCGCCGCCGGGGCGCCCAGCCCGTGCTGGTGTCCTCCGGGGCCGTGGGGCTCGGGGCCCGGCAGCTGGGCATCCGTCCCGAGAGCCTGTCCCAGAAGCAGGCCTGCGCGGCGGCTGGCCAGGGCCAGCTCATGTCCATCTACCAGGAGGGCTTCGCCCGCATGGGGCTCTGCGCCGCCCAGGTGCTGCTCACCGAGGACGACTTCGCCGATCCCGTCCGTCACGCCAACCTCCGGCGCACGCTGGAGACGCTGCTGGAGCTGGGCGCCATCCCCGTGCTCAATGAGAACGACACCGTCTCCACCCTGGAGCTGGAACGCCCGGATCCCGGCCACACGCCCATCTTCAGCGACAACGACCACCTCTCGGCCCTGGTGGCCACGCATCTGGAGGCGGACCTGTTGATCCTGCTGTCGGACGTGACGGCCCTGCACACCGCCAACCCCGGCCTCGACCCCGATGCCACCCCCCTGACCGAGGTCCCCTTCGGCGCCGACCTGCGGGCCAACCTGGAGGGCGGCTCCGACCGCGGCCGGGGCGGCATGGTCAGCAAGGTGGAGGCGGCCCGCGCCGCCGCCCGGGCGGGGGTTCCCGTGGTGCTGGCCTCGGGACTCGCCGTCCACATCCTGGCCCGGATCCTCTCAGGCGAATCCGTGGGCACCCTCTTCCTCGCCGCACCCAGGGGAGGCCGGTCATGACCACGGCAAGCACCGATCCCGAGGCCATCCACCGCATGGCGCAGGCCGCCCGCGAGGCCTCGCGGCGCCTGGCGACCACCCCCTCCGGGCTGCGCTCCGGCGTGCTCCTGCGCCTGGCTCAGGAGCTGGGCCGGCGCGCCGAGGAGATCCTCTCGGCCAACGCCCAGGATGTCCGCGCGGCGGCGGGCCTCATCGACTCGTCGGCCCTCGAGCGCCTGAAGCTGGACGCCGTCAAGCTCGACGCCATGGCAAAGGGCGTCCGCGCCGTGGCGGACCTGCCGGATCCCCTGCATCAGGTCCAGCTGCGGCGCGAGCTCGACGCGGGGCTCGAGCTCACCCGGGAAAGCTGTCCCCTGGGCGTGCTGTGCGTCGTCTTCGAGTCGCGGCCCGATGCCCTCATCCAGATCAGCGCCCTGGCCCTGAAGAGCGGCAACGCCGTGCTGCTCAAGGGCGGCAGCGAGGCCCGCCACTCCAATGCGGCGCTGCTCGCCGCGGTGCAGGCCGCCCTGCGGGACACGGGCATTCCCGAAGCCGCCGTGCAGGGCCTGCCGGATCGCGCGGCGGTCGCTGTGCTCCTGCAGCGCCCGGACCTGGTGGACCTGGTCATCCCCCGCGGCTCCCGGGAGCTGGTCCTGAGCCTCCAGGCCGCCACCCGCATTCCCGTGCTGGGCCACGCGGACGGGCTGTGCCACATGTTCCTCGACGCGGCCGCGGACACCGCCATGGCCGTGGCCCTGGTGCGGGATGCCAAGCTGCAGTACCCCTCCGCCTGCAATGCCGTGGAGACCGTGCTGATCCACCGTGAAGCGGCGGCCCGGCTGCTGCCCGCCCTGGTGGCGGATCTCGCTCCCCGGGGCGTGGAGCTGCGCGGCTGCCCGAGCTGCTGCGAGCTGATCCCCGCCATCGCGCCCGCCACCGACGCTGACTGGGATGCCGAGTACGGCATGCCCATCCTGGCCATGAAGGTGGTGGCTGACCTCGACGAGGCCCTAGCCCACATCCGCGCCCACGGCAGCGGCCACACCGAGGCCATCGTCACCGAGGACGCCGCCATCGCTGCCCGCTTCCTGGCCGAGGTGGACGCGGCGGGCGTCTTCCACAATGCCTCGACCCGCTTCGCCGATGGCTTCCGGTACGGCTTCGGGGCGGAGGTCGGCATCAGCACCGGACGCCTCCACGCCCGCGGACCGGTCGGCCTGGAGGGCCTGCTCAGCTACCGCTACCTGCTCCGGGGCTCGGGGCAGCGGGTCGAGGACTATGCGGGGCCCGCCGCCCGCCCCTTCACGCACCGCGATCTCATTCCTGACGCATAAGGTTCATTTATCAATTCATAAGGTTCTATAACTTTGAGCCGAGAACCTGAACTGCTAGCCTTAACCAATGCTTGTCGCCCCCGGGTTGCCGCAGGGGCGGCATTTTTCGTATCGGGAGGTACCGTGGCTGCCCTTCTCTCTCCTGAAACGCCCGCCTTCGCCGTGCCCGAGACGAACCTCGTCCCGGTGGGCGACCACCTGGGGAAGATGATGGCCATCCCGGCCTCGCGCATGTTCCTCATCAACAAGTCGCTGAAGGTCTTCCAGGAGAAGCAGCCCGGCGTGCCCATCTTCGACGCCAGCCAGGGCGACGGCGGCGCCTCGCTGCCCGGCGTGCCCGAGGCCCTGCTGGACCGTGCCTTCGAGCTGCAGAAGCAGCACGGTACCGCCTACGACATGCCCTTCGGCACCGAGGCCTACCGCAAGGCCGTGGCCGAAAGCTACTGGAAGCTGGCTCCCGACACCGGCTGGGGCACGGCCAACGTCATCGGCACCCAGGGCGGCCGCGATGGCCTGCAGAAGGCCTACCAGGCGATGATGGCCCTGGGCCACGGCCGCCAGGGCGACGTGGTGGTCGTGAGCCGCGTGCCCTGGATCAGCTACAACTGGGGGCCGTACGGCATCGGCGCCAACGTGATGTGGGCCCCGGGCCGCGCCGAGGAGGGCTGGGCCTATTCCGAGGACGGCCTCCGTGCCTGCGTCACCGAAGCGGCCAAAACCGGCCGCAAGGTGGCGGGCCTCGTCATCACCAGCCCGGACAATCCCACGGGCCAGACGCTTACCCTGGAACGCCAGATCACCCTGGCACGGACCGCCCTGGAAGCCGGTGTGGCCTTCGTCCTCTTCGACTGGATGTACCACGCCGTGGGCGATGGCGAGCCCTATGACGTGAACGCGCTGCTGCGGGCCTTCGAGCCCGAGCTGCGCAAGCGCCTCATGGTGCTGGACGGCATCACCAAGAGCCTGGGCGGGTCCAACATCCGCAACTGCCACCTGCTGGCGGACGCCGAAGTGGTGAAGACCATCGTGGCCCAGGCCTCGCACACGGTGATCCCCTCCTTCTTCAGCCTGGCCGTGGCCATGGCCGCCTACGAGCAGGGGTTCGCCGCTGCCAGCGCGCCCATCGCCGAGCCCTGCCGCGCCAGCCGCGCCTGGCTGCGCGAGTTCCTGAAGACCCAGGGACTCACCCACATCATCGGCCAGGGCTACTACGCCTTCATCAACGTGGCCGCGGGCCTGAAGGCCAAGGGCTGGGCCGACAGCGAGCCCCTGGGCCAGCATTTCGCCGAAAACCACGGCGTGGCCGTGGTGCCGGGCGCCTTCTTCAGCCCCTACGGCGGCGAGTGGATCCGCTTCTCCTACGCCACCCCCGTCGAGCGCACCCAGGGCGCAGCTACACGATTGATCGAGGCCCTTAAAGAACTTGGGAGATGAGAATGAAGAAGGTCTAACCGCAGATGTCGCAGATTGCGCAGATGAAAAGCCAAGGAACTTATCTGCGCCATCTGCGGTTAAAAAAAATCAGTTTTCTTCTTTGAGTCTCTGAGGAAAACACCCCTCAGCTGATTGATCCGGAGTCCCCGTGTTCGACTTGAACGCCTTTGTCGAGAAGTTCCAGCTGGCGCGCCAGACGGCGCTGGAGACCCGTCCCTCGGGTGGCCTCTGCGGGCTGGAGCTGGAGTGGAACCTGGTGGATCCGCAGTTCCGGCCGCTGCTCACCGTGGGCACGGGGCCCGACCACATGTCCTTCGTGGACCACCTGCGCTCCAAGGTCCTGTCTCCCTGGACGGAGGAGTACCACCAGCTCGAAGTCTTCCACTGGATGATCGAGTGGGTGACCAAGCCCTACCACACGCCGCGGGGGGCGGTGTACGAGGGCCGCCTGCTGGAGGGCGCGCTCATCAATGCCCTGGCCAAGGCCGGCCGCAGCTTCGGGGAGCCGCTCCACTACTGGCACGGCAACCTGCTCGTGCTGCCCAAGATCGGACCCGACTGCGTGCCCGAGTCCTGGCACCTGGCCAAACGGCGCTACCTGCAGCGCTGCGTGGACATGTACGGCACCGAGCTGGCCACGGCCGGCACCCACTCGAACCTGAGCCTGCCCGAGCCCATGCTGGCCTGGGACTTCATGCACCTGCCCACCAGCGAGCGGGGCGACACGCACCTGGACGACTACAAGAACCGTATCTACATCACGGGCACCCGGCTCATGCGCGCCTTCGCCGCGCTCTTCATCGCCACCAGCGCGAGCACGCCGCTGCAGGCTTCAGAGGAGGACGGCAAGCCCGTGGTGCGCCTCACGCCCTACGAATCCGTGCGCAACCTCACCTTCCCCAACCCGCCCGCCCTGGACGTGCCGGACCTGAACCGCAGCCATGCCGACTACCTGCGCCTGTCCTACGACCTGGTCCGCAGCGGCGTGCGCTTCGGCAACAACAACTGGATCCCGGTCCGCGCCCGTTCCCAGGCGGAGCCCGTGGAACGGCTCATCCAGGTCACCAGCGACCAGCTGCACGACATCTACGCCCGGGGCCTCTTCGCCGCGGGGCAGACCCGCAACGTGGAGGACATGGCGGCCCAGATCGAGCGGCAGAACCTCTTCGCCCGCATCGACCTGCCCATGGCCCGCGTGGAGGTGCGCACGGACGATCCCGGCCACGACCTGGCCCTGGACGTCGCCAACCTCACGCTGAAGCACCTGCTGCTGCTGCGCTTCTACGCGGACCCCGACTTCGCCCGCGGCTTCCGCTACGACGCCGAGGACATCAAGCGGGCCCGCCGCAACGAGGAGCTGGCCGCCAAGGAGGGCCTGCGCGGCGTCATCGAGGATCCCCTCACGGCCAAGCCCGTCTCCCTGTCCGCCTTCCTGGACTGGACCCTCCTCCAGATGCGGCCCCTGGCCGAGGCCCTGGGCCTCTGGGACGACCTCCAGCCCCTGCGGGAGCTGGCGGCCGGCGCCCCCAGCACCGCCGAGCGCATCCGCCAGACCCTGAAGGCCAAGCTCGGCACCTCGGACATCGTGCCCCCGGCCCTGCTGGTGGAGCTGGCGGAGGCTCGCAAGCTCCGGGTGCGCGACGAGGTGGAGACCATCACCGCCCACCTGGCGGACCTCGGCGACGAAGAGGGCAAGCTGCGGGACTTCGTGGAGCATGCCCGCGACGAGGTGACCCTGGATCCCCAGGCCCCCGTCCGCTTCCAGCCCCGGCCCGAGTCCCTGGTGGACGCGGACTATCCCGACAAGACCACCGAGGTGGTGGCCCTGTCCCAGCGCCTGGTGCGCATCCCCAGCGTCACGGCCTGCCCCGAGGAGCGGCTGCCGGAGGTCCACCGCGCCGCCACCTTCGTCTACGACTACCTCCGCAACCACGGCGTGCCCGTGCGCACCTTCGACCAGGGGCCCTTCCCCGCCGTGCTGGCCCACTTCCCCGGCGGCGAGAAGGCCCCGGCCATGCTCTGCGGCCACTTCGACGTGGTGGAGCCCGAGCCGGACGACACCCAGTTCGAGCCGAGGATCCAGGGTGACTACCTGTACGGCCGCGGCGCCGCCGACATGAAGACCGTGGTGTCCACCTACCTCGTCTGGATGAAGGACACGCTCAGGAAGGGCGCGCCCTACCCGCCCATCAACCTGCTGCTGGTGGGCAACGAGGAGAACGGCGAGCTGGAGCCCATGGGCACGCCCCACGTGCTGAAGGTCCTCAAGGACGAGTGGGACTACGAGCCCTCCTTCTTCATCGCGGGCGAGCGTACCGGCGAGAAGGGCACCGAGCTCTGGGGCGAGGTCTGCACCCAGAACCGCGGCGTCCTGCGCTTCGAGCTCATCGCCCACGGCACCCGCGGCCACAGCGGCCTGGCCGGCGGCAGCGACCTCACCGAGCGCCTGCTCAGCGCCCGCGAATCCCTGCGCGAGCTCTTCGCCAAGCACCTGACCCTGAAGGCCGCCGATGGCTGGCAGTCCCTGGCCCGCTTCGCCTACATCCAGGTGGGCACGCCCGGCATCTACAACATCACGCCGGACCGCGGCTCCCTGGGCGTGGAGATCCGCGCCATCCCCCAGGACGACGTCTCGAGGATGCGCGCCGAGATCGAGGCCCTGGCCGCCGAGCTGCAGCTGGAGTTCCTGCCCTCCGCCTGGGAACCCGGCGTGGCCTGCGATCCCGAGAACCCGTACCTCAAGGCCCTGCTGGCGGGCATCACCACCGCCGGAGGCGACGTGCGCATCGGCCGCAAGGGCGCCGGCACCTCCGCCCGCTTCGCGCCTGGTGGCCAGGCCGTGGTGTGGGGTCAGACGGGCATCGGCCCCCACGCGGCCAACGAGCGCCACTACATCCCCAGCATCGACCCGTACTACCGGGCCCTGGAGTCCTTTGCCGCCGAGGCGAGTAGACTGCGCTGAGCCCTTCCCCCCCTGGGGTACCGTCCTTGAAGTCCTTCCTCGCCTCGCTGAGATACGAGTTCTCGTCCGCCCGGGAACCGAACATGGAGCTCCGGCTCTTCCGCCTGCTCTGCCTGGCGGCGGCCTTCCTCTCCTTCGCCGT contains these protein-coding regions:
- a CDS encoding carbonic anhydrase, with the protein product MRLLPLILATTTFVLPADEHATPAAKAKPKAAVQAQASTPAAHGPAPAADAPDSPSAALAELSAGNARFVGGKRVRTLDTGHDAAMRAALVGGQAPFAVVITCSDSRVPDALLFDQEAGRLFTIREAGNAPDLQGIASAEYAAEHLGSKLIVVMGHTSCGAVKAVREANGKSLPGNLWALQAGMAGLLESTPQDPNEDAKGHLGRLEEANARRQAQAMLDRSALLRDLAAAEKLWIVPALYNLASGKVQFFKPIAVVPVPQAHH
- a CDS encoding B12-binding domain-containing radical SAM protein — encoded protein: MKLALVAIHIEPSPRALPLGPAMLASVLRGAFGEVIQTRVVDAFVTEPAAACAARILASDPDLVGFSMYVWNRSQTLEIAARLKANRPDIVIFAGGAEATADVAGVLADPSMDFVLPGEGEEILVEAMGRLLQGDPPRALAEWARPRPVKDLTDLPSPYLDGTLRPEDYGGALWELSRGCPFTCDFCFEARGTAGTRRIPLARVEAELDLFEARGIREVFVLDPTFNYHKVQAKQVLRLIAAKAPGTHFFFEVRSEFLDREMAGLFAAIRCTLQIGLQSAHDDVLRNISRSFDPEDFEAKILLLHQAGVPYGFDLIYGLPGDTLEGFRESVDFAMGLVPNHLDVFRLSVLPGTRLAETAAGLQLRHEAHNPYRVLSSPSFSAADMDQAGRIAKGCDALYNQGRAVPWFGMLLEPLELRPSEVFEAFAAWLEAHPEAAPIETQRGFFRSLFEARGDRLLGDLAADVIACFSYSSALMDEPSDEAAAVRRVSFHHDPRALMAQIEEGTTRLEELAFSVEAMPCEVEFALVDGELILRVQ
- a CDS encoding type II toxin-antitoxin system PemK/MazF family toxin, whose product is MTSDFQKCSRGEIWLLDWNPRRGSEQGGFRPGLIIQSDLGNHAEGARTTVVVPLTTQGRAYAFYVPIPKGKENGLPADSWANATQIFTVDKSRLTKRLGKATPVQMKALAEALSAVLDF
- a CDS encoding pyridoxal phosphate-dependent decarboxylase family protein, translating into MDAQEFRRLGYQLVDWIADYREGLERLPVMSQVKPGEVRAAFPDHPPLHGGRMDVALAALERDVMPGITHWNHPSFFAYFPSNTSYSSILGDLAASGIGAQGMSWQTSPAATEVEEVVMDWLRQMVGLSPGFTGVIHDTASTATFTALLCAREKVSGYAQDTEGLQSGEAPLVVYASDQGHSSIEKAALLAGFGRSFLRLIPTDEHHAIRMDLLTAAIEKDLDIGLRPCALVAAVGTTGTTAIDPVAAMADLAEKHGLWLHVDAALAGTAMVLPECRWMWEGVERADSLVFNPHKWMGVGFDLSAYYVRDPQHLIRVMSTNPSYLRTAQDGQVSNFRDWHIQLGRRFRALKLWFYLMDVGVEGLQARLRRDLENAQWLKAQVDAAPDWERLAPVPLQTVCLRHRKPGLDEAALATHNLELARRVNDSGKAYLTPSMLKGTQMLRVSIGAEATERRHVEALWEGLRVAAQA
- the proB gene encoding glutamate 5-kinase, which produces MNHPSKASPEPLQRVGLASAQRIVLKLGTQVVLDGEGRPALSRLYGLMETVAELRRRGAQPVLVSSGAVGLGARQLGIRPESLSQKQACAAAGQGQLMSIYQEGFARMGLCAAQVLLTEDDFADPVRHANLRRTLETLLELGAIPVLNENDTVSTLELERPDPGHTPIFSDNDHLSALVATHLEADLLILLSDVTALHTANPGLDPDATPLTEVPFGADLRANLEGGSDRGRGGMVSKVEAARAAARAGVPVVLASGLAVHILARILSGESVGTLFLAAPRGGRS
- a CDS encoding ArnT family glycosyltransferase, which gives rise to MSDRQDSTLETSRWTVQPWDWRLLGLLVGLKLLLHLLSSNAYGFFRDELYFLDCARHMGWGYVDDAPLIAGYAKVASWLGGSLPVVRLLPALAGAGTVALSMVLARQLGGGRFAQLLTGLCILGVPVFLGMDSILCVGAFEPLFWMGCVAVVIEIVRTGNSRLWLWFGVLAGLGLENKYAMLVFGLAALVAILLTPLRRELRRPWFWAAGFLAMLIFLPTLLWQIRHGYPLLEDMANIRRLGKNVVLGPWAFIRQQIQILHPLLFPIWFAGLCSLLFGRQSRLRVLGLLYLGMLALMMGLHAKDYYLAAIYPMLFAAGAVAVEDWLARQAWSRGRLWPKATLLTAVVAVTAVLIPALLPLLSPGQLLAYQQAIGLKADKLEVHHEGPLDQRLSDQFGWPELADEVAQIYHSLTPEERANTAIYAANYGEAGAINHLGPVRGLPRAICAHQAHSLWAPPERDYSTYICLGCDEGLSRVFESVQVAAVHHHPWGMEEENRPIYLCRKPKVSIRGLWPTLKHWN